A single Thunnus thynnus chromosome 6, fThuThy2.1, whole genome shotgun sequence DNA region contains:
- the LOC137185395 gene encoding P2Y purinoceptor 1-like, with protein sequence MNNTSCQRVSFDFSSRFLPPVFILVFIVGLVANGWGLKSLLHNWKKLKIINVFVLNLGFADILYLLTLPFLMVYYFMKSTWIFGDTFCKITRFCFNLNLYGSIGFLTCISVYRYLAIVHPVRMMGRLTVTHSVAISVMVWLLVSVQSLPDMFYTKTSGNKPGKCYSTTHKTYVEDYLKYSLGWTLTGFCLPFLITLGCYGHVIVILCCRNTTDKVQKQKSLKLLLILIVLFSVCYIPYHVFKNLNLWSRVLLKQHKCREWSNGVYIAYQISRGLVCLNSALNPLVYLHGNEDIPARLRQLLQRARQMFRHLPPTDSGSVPMNQIKDEV encoded by the coding sequence ATGAATAACACATCTTGTCAACGTGTCAGCTTTGACTTTTCAAGCAGATTCCTGCCTCCTGTTTTCATCTTAGTATTCATCGTTGGTCTGGTGGCTAATGGATGGGGACTGAAGTCTTTGCTGCATAACTGGAAGAAACTTAAGATcatcaatgtttttgttctgaaccttggttttgcagatattttgtaTCTGCTCACACTCCCATTTCTGATGGTGTACTATTTTATGAAGAGTACTTGGATCTTTGGAGACACATTCTGCAAGATAACAAGATTCTGCTTCAACCTGAATTTATATGGCAGCATTGGATTCCTTACTTGTATAAGTGTGTACAGGTACCTGGCCATTGTCCACCCAGTGAGAATGATGGGAAGATTAACTGTCACCCACTCTGTGGCTATTTCAGTCATGGTTTGGCTGTTGGTGAGTGTTCAAAGTCTTCCAGACATGTTCTACACCAAGACATCTGGAAACAAACCTGGGAAATGCTACAGTACGACCCATAAGACATATGTTGAGGATTACCTGAAATATAGCCTCGGATGGACACTTACTGGGTTTTGTCTCCCATTCCTCATCACACTGGGCTGCTATGGACATGTGATTGTCATTCTCTGCTGCAGAAATACCACTGACAaggtacaaaaacagaaaagtttgaagttgttgttgatcttgattgttctcttctctgtttgttacATCCCCTATCATGTATTCAAGAACCTCAACCTCTGGTCAAGAGTTTTATTAAAACAGCATAAATGCCGTGAATGGTCTAATGGAGTCTACATTGCTTATCAGATAAGTCGTGGacttgtgtgtctgaacagtgCTCTAAACCCTCTGGTTTATCTTCATGGAAATGAAGATATTCCTGCTCGGCTCAGACAGCTGCTCCAGCGAGCTCGTCAGATGTTCAGACATTTACCTCCAACAGACTCTGGTAGTGTGCCCATGaatcaaataaaagatgaagtgtaa